In one window of Candidatus Scalindua sp. DNA:
- a CDS encoding type II toxin-antitoxin system VapB family antitoxin codes for MRTTLNIDDLLMKRLLEVTHETSKTRAITIAIEEFLKKKQIKKILSYQGTLDIENNWQQLEIEELKEYEDKK; via the coding sequence ATGCGAACAACATTAAACATTGACGACCTTTTGATGAAAAGGCTACTTGAGGTCACTCATGAGACATCAAAAACCAGGGCCATCACTATTGCCATCGAAGAATTCCTCAAAAAAAAACAAATTAAAAAAATCCTCTCCTACCAGGGCACATTAGACATAGAAAACAACTGGCAGCAATTAGAGATAGAAGAACTAAAGGAATATGAAGACAAAAAATAA
- a CDS encoding metal ABC transporter permease, with amino-acid sequence MDLLIEIFSERFIQAGLAASLILGSVCAYLGVFLILKRIVFVGAALSQMAAVGVVAGHVIGHELGLNLEALAFLFSILGALLFWLPVSQGSITKESLIGYTYIFASALSIIIIAKDPLAEAENIDLFSGNILFVTGFDLFLISVVSSLICVVHIIFRKEFVFVSFDPTTAQTLKIPARLYDFLIYLTLGIAISVGIRSAGMLFIFSSLIIPALIGMILFQRLVWIFIASVVSIWISSLVGIVFSYTFDLPTGPTISATNAIIFLICFFVKRFLIRSP; translated from the coding sequence ATGGATCTACTGATTGAAATCTTTAGCGAACGTTTTATCCAGGCAGGCCTGGCGGCAAGCCTCATATTGGGGAGTGTCTGTGCTTATCTTGGGGTCTTTCTTATATTAAAGAGAATTGTTTTCGTTGGCGCCGCACTGTCACAGATGGCTGCAGTTGGCGTTGTAGCAGGTCACGTTATTGGTCACGAACTAGGCCTTAATCTTGAAGCACTGGCATTTCTCTTTTCTATCCTTGGTGCCTTGCTTTTCTGGCTTCCTGTTTCACAAGGATCCATTACAAAAGAGAGTCTCATCGGGTATACCTACATCTTCGCTTCCGCTTTATCAATCATCATTATTGCAAAAGATCCGTTGGCTGAAGCAGAAAATATTGATCTTTTTTCCGGAAACATCCTCTTTGTAACGGGGTTTGATTTGTTCCTGATCTCTGTTGTTTCAAGTCTCATCTGTGTCGTTCATATCATTTTCAGGAAAGAATTCGTCTTTGTCTCTTTTGATCCTACCACAGCCCAGACCTTGAAGATACCGGCTCGACTCTACGATTTTCTTATTTATTTAACACTTGGTATCGCTATTTCTGTGGGGATCAGATCTGCAGGAATGCTTTTTATTTTCTCGTCTCTCATTATTCCCGCTTTGATCGGAATGATCCTTTTTCAACGGTTAGTATGGATATTTATTGCCTCGGTTGTTTCTATATGGATCTCCTCTCTTGTCGGGATAGTTTTTTCGTATACATTTGATTTACCCACCGGTCCGACTATTTCCGCGACAAATGCGATTATTTTCCTCATATGCTTTTTTGTCAAACGGTTCCTGATAAGAAGTCCCTAG
- a CDS encoding IS110 family transposase, whose product MEVILVNARHVKNLPGRKTDISDSKWLASLLRMGLLKGSYIPGKELRQCRELVILRKKYTESLGDYKRRVHKVFETANIKIDSVVSDLFGVTGRNLIALLCTKEKITRTEVEECVRGSLKDKVAELYQSIQGFFESHHRFEITLLMKTVGHLESTIMEISQQLDDMTRCHKELLDHLDEIPGINKSGAQSIISFVGTTMKEFKSDSHLVSWGGLCPGNNESAGKRKSGRSPVVKNPFKTHMIELSWAAIKKKGSYYKDKYYRLKARRGAKKAIVAIANRITRAIYHIIKYGVSYVELGENYLSARNKTTSLSCLQKQAKLHGFELITQK is encoded by the coding sequence ATGGAAGTTATATTGGTAAACGCCAGGCATGTGAAGAATTTACCGGGACGTAAGACAGATATTTCTGATAGTAAGTGGCTAGCAAGTCTGTTACGTATGGGGCTACTCAAAGGGAGTTATATTCCCGGGAAAGAGCTTCGTCAATGCAGGGAACTGGTAATTCTCAGAAAGAAGTACACGGAGTCTTTGGGTGATTATAAAAGGCGTGTACATAAGGTGTTTGAAACGGCAAACATAAAGATAGACTCAGTAGTTTCCGATTTGTTTGGTGTAACGGGCAGGAATTTGATTGCTCTATTATGTACAAAAGAGAAGATAACCCGCACTGAAGTGGAAGAGTGTGTCAGGGGTAGTCTCAAAGATAAAGTAGCGGAGCTTTATCAGAGTATTCAGGGTTTTTTTGAGTCTCATCATCGTTTTGAGATTACGCTGCTTATGAAGACGGTTGGACATCTTGAGTCAACGATAATGGAAATATCCCAACAGCTTGATGATATGACCAGATGTCACAAAGAGTTACTGGACCATCTTGATGAGATACCGGGAATAAACAAAAGTGGAGCCCAATCGATTATCAGCTTTGTAGGAACCACTATGAAAGAATTCAAGAGCGATTCCCATTTGGTTTCCTGGGGAGGACTGTGTCCGGGGAATAATGAAAGTGCTGGTAAGAGGAAAAGCGGTAGAAGTCCAGTGGTAAAAAACCCGTTTAAGACGCATATGATCGAGCTTTCCTGGGCAGCTATCAAGAAAAAAGGCTCGTATTATAAGGATAAGTATTATCGTCTTAAAGCCAGGCGTGGTGCAAAGAAGGCTATTGTTGCAATAGCCAATAGAATAACACGGGCAATATACCACATCATAAAATATGGTGTATCGTATGTCGAATTAGGGGAGAATTACCTTTCAGCGAGGAATAAAACAACGAGTTTGAGTTGTTTACAAAAACAGGCGAAGTTACATGGATTCGAGTTAATAACACAAAAGTAA
- a CDS encoding metal ABC transporter ATP-binding protein, whose amino-acid sequence MKTTNQPIISFQGVSLGYGKKIVLKDLNFDILSNDFLGIIGPNGVGKTTLLKGILGLIKPASGSIKSRESYIKFGYVVQRQFVDEVFPLTAREIVSMGRYRNIRLGRGLRKEDWDHVNHALEVAGIFPQAHQTYRSLSGGQKQRVLIARALASEANILILDEPTNDMDIKGETQIMELIKKIHAERSATVVIVSHLLHNIINYVQRLAFVTRDKFIIQSIQEATTGPYLSEVFNSPVKVAEVSGKKVVISNGSTD is encoded by the coding sequence ATGAAAACTACCAATCAACCAATTATATCTTTTCAAGGCGTATCTCTCGGATACGGGAAGAAAATAGTTCTGAAGGATTTGAATTTTGATATTCTTTCTAATGACTTTCTCGGAATTATCGGTCCGAACGGAGTTGGAAAAACAACTTTGCTGAAGGGAATCCTTGGCCTCATCAAGCCTGCATCAGGCTCCATAAAATCCAGAGAGTCTTATATTAAATTTGGATATGTTGTGCAGCGCCAGTTTGTGGACGAGGTTTTTCCCCTTACGGCAAGAGAAATTGTTTCCATGGGGAGATACAGAAATATCAGGCTGGGAAGAGGACTTCGGAAAGAGGATTGGGACCATGTGAATCATGCATTAGAGGTTGCAGGGATCTTTCCTCAGGCTCATCAAACGTACCGCAGTCTTTCCGGCGGGCAGAAACAGCGTGTCCTTATTGCCCGTGCCCTTGCCAGTGAGGCGAATATCCTAATCCTGGATGAACCGACAAATGACATGGATATAAAGGGTGAAACGCAGATTATGGAGTTGATAAAGAAAATTCATGCGGAGCGGAGTGCAACAGTCGTAATAGTCAGTCATCTTCTGCATAACATCATCAACTATGTCCAGAGGCTCGCTTTTGTTACCAGGGACAAGTTTATTATCCAATCAATTCAAGAGGCCACTACAGGGCCCTATCTTTCTGAGGTTTTTAATAGTCCGGTAAAAGTGGCTGAGGTATCAGGGAAAAAGGTGGTTATTTCCAATGGATCTACTGATTGA
- a CDS encoding PIN domain-containing protein: protein MKTKNKPKVIADTCIWVEFFRTKSKISNCLRDLISNNLVSGVGIIIAELLQGIKTNKEREIIIDIFNTIEYLEITKDIWIESGTLARKLRSMGKTIPLSDITIACCAKKYQYKIFTIDKHFHAIPDIKIM, encoded by the coding sequence ATGAAGACAAAAAATAAGCCAAAAGTTATTGCAGATACCTGTATCTGGGTCGAATTCTTTCGTACAAAATCAAAAATCTCAAACTGCCTTAGAGACCTAATCTCTAATAACCTTGTATCTGGTGTTGGGATAATCATTGCTGAACTCCTACAAGGTATTAAGACAAATAAAGAACGTGAAATCATAATAGATATTTTCAATACCATTGAATATCTTGAAATAACAAAAGATATCTGGATAGAATCTGGAACGCTTGCCAGAAAACTTCGTTCAATGGGAAAGACAATTCCGCTTTCTGACATTACTATTGCTTGTTGTGCAAAGAAATATCAGTATAAAATCTTTACCATTGACAAACACTTTCACGCTATCCCTGATATAAAAATTATGTGA
- the argJ gene encoding bifunctional glutamate N-acetyltransferase/amino-acid acetyltransferase ArgJ yields MFEEVPGGVIAPIGFVAGSTHCGLKGSAEKHDIGIITSEIPCKAAALFTTNQIVAAPIIYSRKVIKRGSVHAIVVNSGNANACTGERGYKDTVTMAQLTAEKLNTTPERILVASTGIIGHPLPMRKIKTGISRAAESLGSKQSHAINIAKTIMTTDLMPKYIAVKIQIAKKEVTIGAIAKGSGMISPNMATMICFITTDAEISLNTLRSCLKNSVEDSFNQITVDGHMSTNDMVAILANGMAGNKNISFSSKSELALFQTALDHVTQQMAKAVVKDGEGASKFVQIEILEARSVLDAKKIARSISDSPLVKTAIHGEDPNWGRIISAAGYAGVKLDESKIRLFINKSLIFKNGLPVTPVPKHLPNEMKKEEILIQLYLGLGKETTTMWTCDLSKEYIKINAHYHT; encoded by the coding sequence ATGTTTGAGGAAGTTCCTGGAGGAGTTATCGCACCAATCGGTTTTGTGGCAGGCTCTACCCATTGTGGTTTAAAAGGTAGTGCCGAAAAGCATGATATCGGAATCATAACATCAGAAATTCCATGTAAGGCCGCAGCACTCTTTACAACAAACCAGATTGTTGCCGCGCCAATTATCTATAGTCGTAAAGTTATAAAAAGAGGAAGCGTACACGCTATTGTCGTAAATAGCGGTAATGCCAATGCCTGTACAGGTGAGAGAGGGTACAAAGATACGGTAACGATGGCCCAGCTGACAGCAGAAAAGCTGAATACGACTCCAGAGAGAATCCTCGTCGCTTCCACCGGCATCATAGGACATCCTCTGCCTATGAGGAAGATAAAAACAGGTATAAGCAGAGCCGCTGAATCTCTTGGCAGCAAACAGTCCCATGCAATCAATATTGCAAAGACCATCATGACAACAGACCTCATGCCCAAATACATTGCGGTTAAGATACAGATTGCAAAAAAGGAGGTTACTATCGGGGCAATTGCGAAAGGTTCCGGTATGATCTCACCAAACATGGCAACAATGATCTGTTTTATCACTACCGATGCGGAGATCTCCCTGAACACCTTAAGGTCGTGCCTGAAAAATTCAGTCGAAGACTCGTTCAATCAAATAACCGTTGATGGTCATATGAGTACAAACGACATGGTTGCAATTCTTGCAAACGGGATGGCTGGCAATAAGAACATCTCGTTTTCCAGTAAGAGCGAACTTGCACTATTTCAAACAGCACTTGATCACGTAACTCAGCAAATGGCAAAAGCCGTAGTGAAGGATGGTGAAGGTGCTTCCAAATTTGTCCAGATTGAGATTCTTGAGGCCCGGTCAGTGCTGGATGCAAAAAAAATTGCACGGTCAATTTCAGATTCTCCACTGGTCAAGACAGCCATACACGGTGAGGATCCGAATTGGGGAAGAATTATTTCAGCTGCAGGGTACGCGGGTGTCAAACTTGACGAATCAAAGATCCGGTTATTTATTAATAAATCCCTTATATTTAAAAATGGTTTACCTGTAACACCAGTACCGAAGCATCTTCCGAACGAGATGAAGAAAGAGGAGATCCTGATTCAATTATATCTTGGCCTCGGAAAAGAAACGACGACGATGTGGACGTGCGATCTATCAAAAGAGTACATAAAGATAAATGCCCATTATCATACCTGA
- a CDS encoding class I SAM-dependent methyltransferase, producing MKNKRYRIQFPKSDCQNTDQDESFFYLIEPNGKKKIRFHDYDAIFNIPGLYEQIFYDRLKCNSPKKVAEILHSSVAQSHENFTELRVLDLGAGNGIMGAEFKKYSVSRLVGVDIIPEAKRATERDRPDIYDAYHVVDFCNLSDDEREDLSSWSLNCFTTVAALGFGDIPPRAFMEAFNIIQSEGWVAFNIKETFLDNSDSSGFSRMIRDLIFSEFLHLYHLERYRHRLSIEGEPLYYFAIAGRKNFDIPSDFYDKYFD from the coding sequence ATGAAAAACAAACGATACAGAATACAATTTCCAAAGAGTGACTGCCAGAATACTGACCAGGATGAATCGTTTTTTTATCTAATAGAGCCTAATGGAAAAAAAAAGATCAGATTTCATGATTACGATGCGATTTTCAACATCCCCGGTTTATATGAACAGATTTTTTATGATCGTCTCAAATGCAACTCTCCAAAGAAAGTAGCTGAAATTCTCCACTCCAGTGTCGCCCAATCGCATGAAAACTTCACGGAACTCAGGGTTCTGGACTTGGGAGCAGGGAACGGGATAATGGGTGCAGAATTTAAAAAATACAGTGTCTCCCGGCTTGTAGGTGTTGACATTATTCCGGAAGCTAAACGGGCAACTGAACGGGACAGACCTGATATATATGATGCTTATCATGTTGTAGATTTTTGCAATTTAAGTGACGATGAAAGAGAAGATCTGTCTTCGTGGTCTTTAAACTGTTTTACAACGGTTGCCGCTTTAGGGTTTGGGGATATTCCGCCCAGGGCATTTATGGAAGCATTTAATATCATCCAGTCAGAAGGCTGGGTGGCATTTAACATAAAAGAAACATTTCTTGACAATAGCGACTCCAGCGGATTTTCTCGAATGATTCGAGATTTAATATTTTCAGAGTTTTTGCATTTATACCATTTAGAGAGATATCGTCATCGTCTTTCAATAGAAGGGGAACCGCTCTATTACTTTGCGATTGCCGGCAGAAAAAATTTTGATATACCAAGCGATTTTTATGATAAGTATTTCGATTAA
- a CDS encoding type II toxin-antitoxin system HicB family antitoxin: MSKYEIIIYWSNEDNAFIAEVPELPGCMSDGNTYQEALSNVEVIIQEWIDTAKELNRPIPEAKGRLIYA; encoded by the coding sequence ATGAGTAAGTATGAAATTATAATTTATTGGAGTAATGAAGATAATGCTTTTATTGCAGAAGTTCCGGAATTACCAGGATGTATGTCAGACGGTAATACATACCAGGAGGCGCTCTCTAATGTCGAAGTTATTATACAAGAATGGATAGACACGGCAAAAGAGTTAAATCGTCCAATTCCGGAAGCGAAGGGGCGTTTAATATATGCCTGA
- a CDS encoding DNA adenine methylase has protein sequence MNYPGGKGGVFQKLINLMPPHDVYIETHLGGGAVIRNKRPARSNFGIEIDSEVVEMWTNMHPIGFELVHDDAINYLNNYHFTGKELVYCDPPYLRETRKKYGRLYKYDYSRAQHIELLEVLKTLPCMVMISGYESTLYKESLRSWQTHSFQAVCHHGVATEWLWMNYSVPVGLHDYRYLGNNFRERERIKRKTKRWTAKLKSMPVLERQALLFAIDVFRER, from the coding sequence ATGAATTATCCAGGCGGCAAAGGAGGTGTATTCCAAAAGTTAATCAATCTTATGCCACCCCATGATGTCTACATAGAGACTCATTTGGGTGGTGGCGCTGTTATACGGAACAAACGACCTGCCAGGAGTAATTTTGGGATAGAAATTGACTCGGAAGTTGTTGAGATGTGGACAAATATGCATCCAATAGGTTTTGAACTGGTCCATGATGACGCAATTAATTATCTGAATAATTATCATTTCACAGGAAAAGAACTGGTATATTGTGACCCACCATATCTTCGCGAGACAAGGAAAAAGTATGGACGGCTATATAAATATGACTATAGCCGTGCGCAGCACATCGAACTTTTGGAAGTTTTGAAAACTCTTCCCTGCATGGTGATGATATCCGGTTACGAGTCAACCTTATACAAAGAATCATTGCGTAGCTGGCAGACACATTCTTTTCAGGCCGTCTGTCATCATGGCGTAGCAACGGAGTGGTTATGGATGAACTATAGTGTTCCGGTAGGACTGCACGACTATCGTTATCTTGGCAATAACTTTCGTGAGCGGGAACGGATAAAGAGGAAGACCAAAAGGTGGACAGCGAAACTTAAATCCATGCCTGTATTAGAACGTCAGGCGTTACTATTCGCCATAGATGTATTCAGGGAGCGATAG
- a CDS encoding metal ABC transporter substrate-binding protein — protein MLKNRFVPCCILLTLFFFSLMNNAYAARKLKVVTTLEFLADWVQQIGQDQVEVDFIHDSRLDVHYFQPRPAHVLLCTRADMVIICGLDLEVWMQSLLDASRNQKIQYGSTGYVDASFGINHILQKPAGRVDMSMGDIHPFGNPHYFHNMNNVGIALENIVTGLSNNDPDNADLFRENKEEYWQKVQTTFTSLKELMKPFKGTKVVTYHQSWEYFAEEFGLEILAYVEPKPGLPASPKHTKELIDIMNQHEVRIILKEPYYPKRPVKKLMKQTGVKMLELVNYPGGRRNARTYLENLEANVHDLIQSVKE, from the coding sequence GTGTTGAAAAATAGATTTGTACCCTGTTGTATCCTGTTAACATTATTCTTCTTTTCCCTCATGAACAACGCGTATGCCGCCAGAAAACTTAAAGTTGTTACCACGTTGGAGTTCCTTGCAGATTGGGTACAACAAATAGGACAGGACCAGGTGGAGGTTGATTTTATTCACGACAGCAGGCTGGATGTACACTACTTTCAGCCAAGACCAGCTCATGTCTTACTGTGTACGAGAGCCGATATGGTTATTATTTGCGGGCTCGATTTAGAGGTGTGGATGCAGTCACTGCTTGATGCATCGAGAAACCAGAAAATACAATATGGTTCAACGGGTTACGTAGATGCATCCTTCGGGATTAACCATATACTTCAGAAGCCTGCGGGGCGGGTTGATATGTCGATGGGAGATATTCATCCATTTGGTAATCCTCACTATTTCCACAATATGAATAATGTTGGAATTGCCCTCGAAAATATTGTAACCGGACTTTCAAACAACGATCCGGATAATGCAGATCTCTTTCGAGAGAATAAGGAGGAGTACTGGCAGAAGGTTCAAACCACATTCACGTCCCTCAAAGAATTGATGAAGCCTTTTAAAGGTACAAAGGTAGTTACCTACCACCAGAGCTGGGAATATTTTGCAGAAGAGTTTGGATTGGAAATTCTGGCTTATGTGGAACCAAAGCCGGGTCTTCCTGCTTCCCCCAAGCATACGAAAGAGTTGATAGATATTATGAATCAGCATGAGGTGAGGATAATTCTGAAGGAACCCTATTATCCGAAGAGACCGGTAAAGAAACTGATGAAACAGACGGGAGTAAAGATGTTGGAACTGGTAAATTATCCCGGTGGACGTCGTAACGCACGCACATACCTTGAAAATCTTGAAGCAAATGTGCACGATCTGATTCAGTCAGTTAAAGAGTAA
- a CDS encoding metallopeptidase family protein gives MSNESRFIKCFNCGQTHRLGDYDYNTDIVCTCCGKEIEPVIFDKVCEADKRGFYTLLGYFSIVGILGAMGGAMMSHGWNFFLTFLLLGGVVYLVGKIFMSKYRIIEVEEYLSGKIENNNADMHSSGSFDRLVVASINELPQDIRTRLEDVSIVVEEIPNPFVLGRLKLKSNRLLLGLFQGVPLNRKSVWHATTMPEKITLYQKNIESICHSEEDIKHRIKKVVRHEVAHFVGFTEEQIRGMGY, from the coding sequence ATGTCAAATGAATCAAGATTCATAAAATGTTTCAACTGCGGTCAGACTCACCGTCTCGGTGATTACGATTACAATACGGATATCGTGTGTACCTGCTGCGGGAAAGAGATTGAACCCGTAATTTTTGACAAAGTATGCGAAGCTGATAAAAGGGGTTTTTATACCCTTCTCGGATATTTCTCAATCGTCGGCATACTCGGAGCAATGGGTGGTGCGATGATGTCCCATGGGTGGAACTTTTTCCTCACCTTTCTCCTACTGGGCGGGGTCGTTTACCTGGTAGGGAAAATATTTATGAGCAAGTATAGGATCATTGAAGTAGAAGAGTATTTATCAGGCAAGATCGAGAATAATAACGCCGATATGCATAGTTCCGGCAGTTTCGACCGCCTGGTGGTTGCTTCGATAAATGAGTTGCCGCAAGACATACGTACACGCCTTGAAGATGTATCAATAGTTGTCGAAGAGATACCGAACCCTTTTGTACTGGGGAGGCTGAAATTGAAATCAAACAGACTTTTACTCGGGCTCTTTCAGGGGGTACCTTTAAACCGGAAAAGTGTCTGGCACGCAACTACCATGCCGGAAAAGATTACCCTGTACCAGAAAAACATCGAGTCCATCTGCCACTCCGAAGAGGATATCAAACATCGAATCAAGAAAGTGGTCCGCCACGAGGTAGCCCATTTTGTTGGATTTACTGAAGAGCAGATAAGAGGAATGGGTTATTGA
- a CDS encoding IS630 family transposase, which yields MKKYIVTLDCDERNRLVALTSKGMHRSQKILNALLLLACDQGEYQGKRSTNVEIARVLKISMKKIDRVKKRFVEEGFEVALNGRKGNRVYEKKTDGDFEAHLVALSCSEPPEGFARWSLRLLADKVVELEYTDKISHETIRRILKKKNEIKPWQRKGWVIPPKENGSFVANMEMVLDVYKRPYDAKYPVICMDESPKQLISETKMPISASPGQPAKYDYEYKRCGVCNIFLAFEPLAGKRIVKITERRTKQDWSYFLEDVVNTYGHANKITLVMDNLNTHDAGSLYETFVPDKAKEILDKFEFVYTPKHGSWLNMAEIELNVLAGQCLNRRIDNITKIKKEVQSWQKFRNNKKSKANWQFTTIDARIRLSKLYPTLDD from the coding sequence ATGAAGAAATACATAGTAACTCTTGATTGCGATGAACGTAACAGGCTTGTTGCTTTAACGTCTAAAGGGATGCATAGATCCCAAAAGATACTCAATGCATTACTATTATTAGCTTGCGACCAGGGTGAGTATCAGGGCAAACGTTCGACCAACGTTGAAATTGCCCGTGTTCTTAAAATAAGCATGAAGAAAATTGACCGGGTAAAGAAAAGATTTGTTGAAGAAGGTTTTGAAGTTGCGCTTAATGGACGCAAAGGCAATCGAGTATATGAAAAGAAGACAGATGGTGACTTTGAAGCCCACCTGGTAGCGTTAAGTTGTAGCGAGCCGCCAGAAGGTTTTGCAAGATGGTCTCTGCGATTATTAGCAGACAAGGTAGTAGAACTTGAATATACTGACAAAATTTCCCACGAAACAATACGCCGTATATTAAAAAAAAAAAACGAAATTAAGCCCTGGCAACGAAAAGGTTGGGTAATACCGCCAAAAGAAAACGGCAGTTTTGTCGCTAACATGGAAATGGTGCTGGATGTATACAAACGTCCATATGACGCTAAGTATCCAGTAATATGTATGGACGAGTCACCAAAGCAACTTATATCAGAGACAAAGATGCCAATTTCTGCTTCACCAGGGCAACCGGCTAAGTATGACTATGAATATAAGCGTTGTGGAGTGTGTAATATTTTTCTGGCCTTTGAACCATTGGCCGGGAAACGTATAGTAAAAATAACAGAAAGAAGAACTAAACAAGATTGGTCCTATTTTCTGGAAGACGTTGTTAATACATATGGTCATGCGAACAAAATAACATTAGTAATGGACAACTTGAATACTCATGATGCTGGATCGTTGTATGAAACGTTTGTGCCGGATAAAGCAAAGGAAATTTTAGATAAATTTGAGTTTGTCTACACCCCAAAGCATGGTAGCTGGTTAAATATGGCAGAAATCGAGTTGAATGTACTTGCTGGACAGTGTTTAAACAGGCGGATTGATAATATTACAAAGATAAAAAAAGAAGTACAGTCATGGCAGAAATTTAGAAACAATAAGAAATCAAAGGCTAACTGGCAGTTTACTACGATTGATGCCAGGATAAGATTATCTAAACTTTACCCGACACTTGATGATTGA
- a CDS encoding IS701 family transposase, with amino-acid sequence MTKQKNSYSKAIGRFDPFTFTYVLDTQGRRNIKQDKTEPLLTRKYLLSNRPYSNLPLERRSSMIVRPPDWSPEVEPGVELSASDIGKLATELEKYHALFEEGFRRKEQKDLSLCYLQGLLSKLDRKSIEPIALRLRGKDTVRSLQRFMGEYKWDGEFIASRHKEELSKLLSEADGVLSLDSREVVKKGKESVGVARQYCGRLGKIENCQSGVYVAYTSTKGYGLIDRRLYMPEKWFDPEYKERRERCKVPKNLVFRKKPELAVEMIAELSTGGLFPFRWITCDSIFGNSPDFLENLPPQVFYLADIAKNRKVLVSTQDGEACRKRVERKVSDIAQDGNVKWKLAQLAEGAKGPIYGFVARTRVFAGDDSTAENERWLFLRKDPKTHEIKYCLSNAPAETALEEMIRVCVLRWPVEQSFQEGKSELGMADYEHRSWPAWHRHMTFVFLAQLFLLRIRGVLKKNTGSDFTPSSYAVGGRSAGYST; translated from the coding sequence TTGACGAAACAAAAAAATAGTTACAGCAAAGCCATCGGCAGATTTGACCCCTTTACTTTTACCTATGTATTAGACACCCAAGGCAGGCGAAATATAAAACAAGACAAAACAGAACCATTACTTACCCGAAAGTATCTCCTTTCAAACAGACCTTACAGCAATCTGCCATTGGAAAGGAGAAGCAGTATGATAGTACGTCCCCCGGACTGGAGTCCTGAAGTAGAACCCGGAGTTGAATTGAGTGCAAGCGATATCGGAAAGCTTGCAACAGAGTTGGAGAAGTATCACGCATTGTTTGAGGAGGGATTCAGACGGAAAGAGCAGAAAGATTTGAGCTTGTGCTATTTGCAGGGTTTATTAAGTAAGCTTGATCGTAAATCGATAGAGCCAATAGCACTTCGACTCCGAGGTAAAGATACAGTACGAAGCTTGCAACGGTTCATGGGAGAGTACAAGTGGGATGGAGAATTTATCGCTTCACGGCACAAAGAGGAACTCTCAAAACTATTGTCCGAAGCTGATGGAGTACTCAGTCTTGATAGTAGAGAAGTGGTGAAAAAAGGAAAGGAATCGGTGGGAGTCGCTCGTCAATATTGTGGCCGTCTTGGTAAAATAGAAAATTGTCAGTCTGGAGTGTACGTGGCATATACGAGTACGAAGGGGTATGGATTGATAGACCGCCGGCTGTATATGCCTGAAAAGTGGTTTGACCCTGAGTATAAAGAGAGACGTGAAAGATGCAAAGTGCCTAAAAATTTGGTATTCAGGAAGAAACCGGAACTTGCCGTTGAGATGATTGCTGAATTGAGTACGGGTGGGCTGTTCCCATTTCGTTGGATAACGTGTGATAGTATATTTGGCAATAGCCCTGATTTTTTAGAAAATCTTCCTCCACAGGTTTTTTATCTAGCTGATATAGCAAAGAATCGGAAAGTGTTAGTGAGCACGCAAGATGGTGAAGCTTGCCGGAAGAGAGTTGAAAGAAAAGTATCCGATATAGCACAGGACGGAAATGTAAAGTGGAAGCTGGCCCAACTTGCTGAAGGAGCAAAAGGGCCAATTTATGGATTTGTCGCTCGAACCAGGGTGTTTGCAGGCGATGACAGTACAGCGGAGAATGAAAGATGGCTGTTTTTAAGAAAAGATCCTAAAACACATGAAATAAAGTACTGCCTCAGCAATGCTCCGGCAGAGACGGCACTTGAAGAAATGATACGTGTATGTGTATTACGCTGGCCTGTCGAGCAATCATTTCAAGAAGGCAAAAGCGAATTAGGCATGGCAGATTATGAACATCGTTCCTGGCCCGCCTGGCATAGGCATATGACGTTTGTTTTTTTGGCACAATTATTTTTGCTTAGAATACGCGGAGTATTAAAAAAAAACACCGGCTCTGACTTTACCCCAAGCTCGTATGCTGTTGGAGGCCGTTCTGCCGGTTATTCCACTTGA